A single genomic interval of Methanofastidiosum sp. harbors:
- a CDS encoding alanyl-tRNA editing protein — MTDCLYMEDSYLIEFDANVISAKGKYIILDKTSFYPNSGGVEWDTGKIINKNGKEYNVIYVGKFEGDISHEVDKEGLNQGDEVHCVIDWDRRYKLMRYHTAAHLISGVFNRNYNLLITGNQLTPEKGRIDLNMEKFDIEFIKKIIDEANGIIKKDLPVEIYYKDIEEAKKDPSLFKLAMEFPHEVKKLRIVDIKGFDAQADGGCHVKSLKEIGKIIFLEAVNKGKTNRRIYFTLEDYN; from the coding sequence ATGACTGACTGTTTGTACATGGAAGATTCTTACCTAATAGAATTTGATGCTAATGTAATCTCTGCTAAAGGGAAATACATAATATTAGACAAAACATCATTTTATCCAAATAGTGGTGGAGTAGAGTGGGACACTGGTAAAATCATAAACAAAAATGGAAAAGAGTACAATGTTATTTATGTGGGTAAATTTGAAGGAGATATAAGCCATGAAGTTGATAAAGAAGGACTAAATCAAGGTGATGAAGTACATTGTGTTATAGATTGGGACAGAAGATACAAGTTAATGAGATATCATACCGCAGCCCATCTAATCTCTGGCGTATTTAATAGAAATTACAACTTATTGATAACAGGCAATCAATTGACACCTGAAAAAGGAAGAATAGACCTCAATATGGAAAAATTTGATATTGAGTTTATCAAGAAAATAATTGATGAAGCAAATGGAATTATAAAAAAAGACCTACCTGTAGAAATTTATTACAAAGACATTGAAGAGGCTAAAAAGGATCCATCTCTTTTCAAACTAGCTATGGAGTTTCCTCATGAAGTCAAGAAATTAAGAATTGTTGATATTAAAGGATTTGATGCTCAAGCTGACGGCGGCTGTCACGTAAAAAGTTTAAAGGAAATAGGTAAGATAATATTTCTTGAAGCTGTCAATAAGGGAAAAACCAATAGAAGAATATACTTTACCCTTGAAGACTATAATTAA
- a CDS encoding 4Fe-4S dicluster domain-containing protein: protein MKKSESTNENDSDLTCELIEQVYKFGVDTFGIADLELLSEYDTYPKDLLENYSHGISIGLKVPDEVIEKLPESRPIYAKHYVMINDRLDFIAYTLSRFLESKKYKTLPIPASKPLKDFKWRSFISHRAIARTAGVGWIGKSLNLITKEYGPRIRFASILTNAPIEVGKPLENKCGECQNCIDSCIVGALKNTSFKNYPKERELALDIDKCVSKLEEFSKDPDLGVMACGICLKACPWGNINK, encoded by the coding sequence ATGAAAAAATCTGAAAGCACAAATGAAAATGATTCCGATCTAACTTGTGAATTAATAGAGCAAGTATATAAATTTGGTGTCGACACATTTGGGATTGCAGATCTAGAATTATTAAGCGAATATGACACTTACCCCAAAGATTTACTAGAAAACTATTCCCACGGAATTAGTATAGGATTAAAAGTTCCTGATGAAGTTATTGAAAAACTTCCAGAGAGCAGGCCCATCTATGCAAAACACTATGTTATGATTAACGATAGATTGGATTTTATAGCTTATACACTTTCAAGGTTTTTAGAATCTAAGAAATATAAGACCCTCCCTATACCTGCTTCTAAACCGCTTAAAGATTTTAAATGGAGGAGTTTTATATCCCACCGAGCTATTGCAAGAACTGCAGGAGTTGGATGGATTGGAAAATCATTAAATTTAATAACTAAAGAATATGGCCCTAGAATTCGTTTTGCGTCAATATTAACTAATGCTCCGATTGAAGTAGGAAAACCATTAGAAAACAAATGTGGTGAATGCCAAAATTGTATTGATAGTTGCATTGTTGGCGCATTAAAAAATACTAGTTTCAAGAACTATCCTAAGGAAAGAGAGCTTGCGCTTGATATAGATAAATGTGTTTCAAAACTTGAAGAATTTTCTAAAGATCCGGATCTGGGCGTGATGGCTTGTGGTATATGTTTAAAAGCGTGCCCTTGGGGAAACATTAATAAATAA
- a CDS encoding DMT family transporter — protein sequence MKKDYWTIIISAIFFGLIIPGGQFFSNLGFSLYEISLYSLLFLFLLTLPIVAIKKIFPFRRDNILFFILYGFIGALLQLTQFGGVIFGTPVAIVALLLYTQPIWTTFFGRILLNEKISKMKILAVSVAFLGVIFLLSPWNISNVGSTKGLISSLLAGIFLSLWIIFARKTGINQEYYINTVSAYSLISFLWLILLFPVIKLFYQYDYLTRLSYHFPTSYWIYFGLFCLISAFFPNSLFYKAIEKVEASKAGIILLLEPVVASIVAMVVFSQYLNSSIFVGGGLILISNYLAIKE from the coding sequence ATGAAAAAGGACTATTGGACCATTATCATTTCTGCAATATTTTTTGGTCTAATTATCCCTGGCGGACAATTTTTTTCGAATCTAGGATTCTCTCTTTATGAGATATCGTTATATTCGCTATTATTTCTTTTTTTACTCACATTGCCAATAGTTGCTATTAAAAAAATATTCCCCTTTAGAAGAGACAATATTCTATTTTTTATTTTATATGGCTTTATTGGTGCTTTATTGCAATTGACACAATTTGGAGGGGTCATTTTTGGAACACCTGTTGCCATAGTAGCTCTATTGCTTTATACACAACCGATATGGACGACTTTTTTTGGCAGGATTCTTCTAAATGAAAAAATATCTAAAATGAAAATATTAGCGGTAAGTGTTGCCTTTCTTGGCGTAATTTTTCTCCTATCTCCTTGGAATATTAGTAATGTTGGCAGTACAAAAGGATTGATTTCTTCTTTACTTGCAGGAATATTTCTTTCCTTGTGGATCATCTTTGCTAGAAAGACTGGAATCAATCAAGAATATTACATCAATACAGTTTCTGCTTACTCATTAATATCCTTTCTTTGGTTGATACTTTTGTTTCCTGTAATTAAACTCTTCTATCAATATGATTATCTAACAAGACTCTCCTATCATTTCCCCACAAGTTATTGGATATATTTTGGTTTATTTTGTTTAATTTCTGCTTTTTTTCCAAACTCATTATTCTATAAAGCTATCGAGAAAGTGGAAGCATCGAAAGCTGGGATAATACTTCTTCTTGAGCCTGTTGTAGCATCTATCGTGGCAATGGTAGTATTTAGCCAGTATCTTAATTCAAGTATATTTGTTGGAGGCGGATTAATTCTCATATCAAACTATTTAGCAATTAAAGAGTAA
- a CDS encoding fasciclin domain-containing protein — MKNIVETAIAAGNFKTLVEAVKAAGLVDVLSGPGPFTVFAPQDSAFAALPAGTVEGLLKDKAKLTEILKYHVVSGKYDLSQMRERSGMQSEMTKLKTLQGTELKISSATATTGSDQIETVMLESAVVIKPDILCSNGICHMIDRVLIPK, encoded by the coding sequence ATGAAAAATATTGTTGAAACGGCAATTGCCGCAGGAAATTTTAAAACCTTGGTCGAAGCAGTAAAAGCTGCAGGTTTAGTGGATGTATTAAGTGGCCCAGGACCATTTACAGTTTTTGCACCACAAGACAGTGCATTTGCAGCTCTCCCGGCAGGAACAGTAGAAGGCTTATTAAAAGACAAGGCCAAATTGACAGAAATATTGAAGTACCACGTCGTATCCGGTAAATATGACCTTTCCCAGATGAGGGAGAGATCTGGAATGCAAAGTGAGATGACCAAACTTAAAACGTTACAAGGCACAGAGCTTAAAATATCTTCAGCAACAGCAACTACCGGCTCAGATCAGATTGAAACAGTAATGCTTGAGAGTGCAGTTGTTATTAAGCCTGATATTCTATGTTCGAATGGGATATGCCACATGATTGATAGAGTTTTAATTCCAAAATAA
- a CDS encoding sodium-dependent transporter → MVRDSWSSKTGFWLAAAGSAVGLGNIWRFPYLTGANGGAAFVLVYLAIVLTIGVSVMLAEFAIGRSTQLNPVGAFQKLKGGAWPIVGWLGVAAGFIILSFYSVIGGWTIKYVISSFTGLINPSTDATGYFLGFIGNGPQTVLFHAIFMAITIYVVYKGIGEGIERWCKVLMPALFVILLALIFRAVTLPGAGAGISFYLNPDFSKITSSTLMAALGQAFFSLSLGMGAMITYGSYLGSKKTSLPQSAATVTLLDTGIAILAGFVIFPAVFAFGVAPGAGPGLTFITLPQVFALMPGGAIWSALFFVLLLFAAITSAISLLEVVVAYMIDNLKWARQKAALIIGGAIFLLGVPSALSQGAMSINILGVSFLDAMSLLSDIMLPLGGMLISLFVGWVIVDVAKKQTTIESKFTLQPVWIWILRVVAPIVIFIILLNAVRALLSSIGL, encoded by the coding sequence ATGGTAAGAGACTCATGGAGTAGTAAAACAGGTTTCTGGTTAGCTGCTGCTGGTTCAGCTGTAGGACTAGGAAATATCTGGCGTTTCCCGTATCTTACCGGTGCAAACGGTGGGGCTGCGTTCGTATTAGTATATTTAGCCATAGTCTTAACTATTGGTGTTTCTGTAATGCTCGCTGAATTTGCAATCGGTAGATCAACACAGCTTAACCCCGTTGGGGCATTCCAAAAGCTCAAAGGAGGAGCTTGGCCCATTGTAGGATGGCTGGGAGTTGCAGCAGGATTTATTATATTATCGTTCTACTCAGTTATCGGAGGGTGGACAATAAAGTATGTAATAAGTTCATTTACTGGACTAATTAACCCGTCAACAGATGCTACTGGCTATTTCCTTGGATTTATAGGAAATGGACCACAGACAGTTTTATTCCACGCTATTTTTATGGCAATCACAATCTATGTGGTCTACAAAGGGATTGGCGAAGGAATTGAGAGATGGTGTAAGGTATTAATGCCCGCACTTTTCGTGATATTATTGGCGCTTATATTCAGGGCAGTAACATTACCTGGCGCTGGGGCAGGGATTAGTTTTTACCTAAACCCAGATTTCTCAAAAATAACTAGTTCTACTTTAATGGCAGCACTCGGGCAAGCTTTCTTCTCACTTTCTCTAGGAATGGGCGCAATGATTACTTATGGAAGCTACTTGGGTTCAAAAAAGACATCGTTGCCTCAATCAGCGGCTACAGTCACATTGCTCGATACAGGAATCGCAATCTTGGCTGGATTTGTTATATTCCCTGCAGTGTTTGCATTTGGAGTTGCACCTGGAGCAGGACCTGGGCTTACTTTTATAACATTGCCCCAAGTCTTTGCCTTAATGCCTGGGGGTGCCATATGGTCAGCATTATTCTTCGTACTTCTATTGTTTGCTGCAATTACATCCGCTATTTCTTTACTAGAAGTTGTGGTAGCTTATATGATTGATAATCTTAAATGGGCTAGACAAAAAGCAGCTTTAATAATAGGGGGGGCAATCTTTCTTTTAGGTGTTCCTTCAGCTTTATCTCAAGGAGCGATGTCAATAAACATCTTAGGAGTGTCTTTCTTGGATGCTATGAGCCTTCTATCAGACATAATGCTTCCACTAGGCGGTATGTTAATTTCACTGTTTGTAGGATGGGTAATAGTGGATGTTGCAAAGAAGCAAACAACTATAGAAAGCAAGTTCACACTTCAACCAGTTTGGATTTGGATCCTTAGAGTTGTAGCCCCTATTGTAATATTCATTATATTGTTAAATGCAGTCCGGGCATTACTTAGCTCAATCGGGCTTTAA